One genomic window of Medicago truncatula cultivar Jemalong A17 chromosome 1, MtrunA17r5.0-ANR, whole genome shotgun sequence includes the following:
- the LOC25483196 gene encoding histone-lysine N-methyltransferase, H3 lysine-9 specific SUVH5: protein MKMQSSKSFGRKREEWSYTKNLSSSDKISSDTVLKRRKVNKALTIFRDLSHKLYCEYKSNQPVKLKAKLRALAEATRFMKAKRQWENTGKRLGHVDGIEVGDQFQYRAELIVIGLHQQHCCGIDYLGKGENSLATSIVVTHRYANVMKSSGCLLYEGHGGNPNIRDSVAPHDQKLARGNLALWNSMNAGSPVRVILQVSEKCEVMEELSNNVSYSYIYDGLYFVDNVTRVRGQFGKLVFKFVLKKMSNQPASVSPGDVMESKTFVKRQKSKGLVLSKEVVRINDISEGKEKLPIRVVTPVSYVEIPKPFGYLVNMTYPKMNRSMLGGGCNCANACVDCLECVCIAKNGGTLAYDGNRKLVSPMKSSFIYECGSSCLCSSSCINRVSQSGIHFQLEIFKTKSKGWGVRTRSFIPSGSFVCELIGEVVHLNNQKVGSNLHVDDYIINIGASGKGCIDATRHGNIGRFINHSCSPNLCVKDVMYDHSDKSLPHKMLFATKDIPAGRELSYDYNCCKVNFKVLSKICYCGSLECNGQIYIEGQRYDGRLMKNLDFKNQQLGCI, encoded by the exons ATGAAGATGCAAAGTTCAAAatcttttgggagaaaacgtgAAGAATGGTCATACACTAAGAACCTTTCATCTTCTGACAAGATAAGTAGTGACACTGTTTTGAAACGGAGAAAGGTGAATAAAGCATTAACAATTTTTAGGGACTTATCACACAAACTCTATTGTGAATACAAGTCAAACCAACCTGTAAAATTGAAAGCAAAATTAAGGGCTTTGGCCGAAGCTACGAGGTTTATGAAAGCGAAACGTCAATGGGAAAACACCGGAAAAAGATTAGGGCATGTAGATGGAATTGAAGTTGGTGACCAATTTCAATATAGGGCCGAACTTATTGTAATCGGTCTCCATCAACAACACTGTTGTGGTATTGATTATTTGGGTAAAGGGGAGAATTCTTTGGCAACCAGCATTGTTGTAACTCATAGATATGCTAATGTTATGAAGTCTTCAGGTTGTTTGCTTTATGAAGGTCATGGCGGTAACCCTAATATAAGGGACAGCGTTGCGCCTCATGATCAGAAATTGGCGCGCGGAAATCTTGCTTTGTGGAATAGTATGAATGCTGGGAGTCCTGTTAGGGTTATATTGCAGGTTTCTGAAAAATGTGAAGTGATGGAAGAGTTGAGCAACAATGTTTCTTATTCATACATATATGATGGGTTGTATTTTGTGGACAATGTGACTCGAGTAAGAGGACAATTTGGAAAACTTGTTTTCAAGTTTGTGCTTAAGAAAATGTCCAACCAACCTGCTAGTGTTTCCCCTGGAGATGTTATGGAATCCAAAACTTTCGTAAAGAGACAAAAGTCTAAAGGTCTTGTTCTCTCCAAGGAAGTTGTTCGAATCAATGATATTTCGGAGGGCAAAGAAAAGCTTCCTATTCGGGTGGTGACACCTGTAAGCTATGTGGAGATACCTAAACCCTTCGGTTACCTAGTCAATATGACTTATCCAAAGATGAATCGTTCAATGCTAGGTGGTGGATGTAATTGTGCGAATGCATGTGTTGATTGTCTTGAATGTGTTTGCATAGCTAAGAATGGTGGGACATTAGCCTATGATGGTAACAGAAAACTTGTTTCTCCTATGAAATCATCCTTTATATATGAGTGTGGCTCTTCTTGCTTGTGTTCGTCGTCTTGCATCAACCGAGTGAGTCAATCCGGTATTCATTTCCAACTtgaaatcttcaaaacaaaatcgAAGGGGTGGGGTGTTCGAACACGCTCTTTCATTCCATCCGGAAGCTTTGTGTGTGAGCTCATTGGAGAAGTTGTTCATCTCAACAACCAAAAAGTTGGATCAAATCTACATGTTGATGACTATATAATTAATATAG GTGCTTCTGGCAAGGGCTGCATTGATGCAACTAGGCATGGAAACATAGGAAGGTTTATAAATCATAGCTGTTCTCCTAACCTATGTGTGAAAGATGTTATGTATGATCACAGTGATAAGAGTTTACCCCACAAAATGTTGTTTGCTACAAAGGACATACCCGCAGGTAGAGAGCTGAGTTATGATTACAATTGCTGTAAGGTGAATTTCAAGGTTTTGAGTAAAATTTGCTACTGTGGTTCATTGGAATGCAATGGACAAATATATATTGAAg GGCAACGGTATGATGGGCGCTTAATGAAGAACTTGGATTTTAAGAACCAGCAATTAGGGTGTATATAA
- the LOC25483197 gene encoding uncharacterized protein, with product MALNNGLRSAAKLIASSESSISKSVSRGFHSTGVKRMGGGHGHSEPEYMHAYHMYNLDKMKYQGLKMSLAVFTAFSIGVAVPVYAVIFQQKKTASG from the exons ATGGCATTGAACAACGGTCTCAGATCTGCAGCGAAGCTAATTGCTTCTTCTGAATCCTCCATCTCCAAATCAG TGAGTAGAGGTTTTCATTCAACTGGCGTGAAGAGGATGGGAGGCGGACATGGCCATAGCGAGCCAGAGTACATGCATGCATATCACATGTACAACTTGGACAAGATGAAGTATCAGGGTTTGAAAATGTCTCTTGCTGTGTTCACAGCTTTCAGCATTGGTGTTGCAGTTCCTGTGTATGCAGTCATTTTCCAGCAAAAGAAGACAGCATCTGGCTGA
- the LOC25483198 gene encoding probable pterin-4-alpha-carbinolamine dehydratase, chloroplastic, giving the protein MATTKLVLLSFPAVHVNSTTTKINPSFNFQHHRTSTPNGFSPLRSLANDFLGDFGARDPFPAELESQFGEKVIGSYNTEHKILIPNISALSLSQQECTPISPLQNPLSQDDANQLIRKVLGWRLVNDEGILKLRCLWKLKDFKCGVELINRISTVVETAGHFPNIHIEQPNLVRAELWTTSIGGLSMNDFIVAAKIDAIKTSDLIPRKRAWA; this is encoded by the exons ATGGCTACAACCAAGCTTGTATTATTATCCTTCCCTGCAGTGCATGTAAACTCAACCACTACCAAAATCAACCCTTCATTCAATTTCCAACATCACCGTACAAGTACTCCAAATGGGTTCTCTCCACTTCGGTCCTTAGCCAACGATTTCTTGGGGGATTTTGGAGCAAGAGACCCTTTCCCAGCTGAGTTGGAAAGTCAATTTGGAGAGAAAGTTATTGGTAGTTATAACACTGAACACAAAATCCTTATCCCAAATATTTCagctctttctctttctcaacaGGAGTGTACCCCCATTTCACCTTTACAGAACCCCCTTTCTCAAGATGATGCTAACCAGCTTATAAGAAAG GTTTTGGGTTGGAGACTTGTGAATGATGAAGGAATACTTAAACTTCGATGCTTGTGGAAATTGAAAGATTTTAAATGCGGAGTTGAACTCATTAACAGAATCTCTACAGTTGTAGAGACTGCAGGACATTTCCCCAATATCCACATAGAACAACCAAATCTAGTCAGAGCAGAACTATGGACAACATCCATTG GTGGATTAAGTATGAATGATTTCATTGTAGCTGCAAAGATAGATGCAATAAAGACATCAGATCTTATCCCAAGGAAAAGAGCTTGGGCTTAA
- the LOC25483199 gene encoding superoxide dismutase [Fe], chloroplastic isoform X1: protein MKLLSPSATSTTHISSSFFLPNGFQNHGSSSATTFKFSKNQGRCIGNDEGTQITAKFELKPPPYPLNALEPIMSQNTFEYHWGKHHRAYVDNLNKQIEGTDLDGKSLEETIIMSYNNGDILPAFNNAAQVWNHDFFWESMKPGGGGKPSGELLKLIERDFGSFEKFVEQFKLAASTQFGSGWAWLAYKENRLDVGNAVNPLATEEDKKLVVLKSPNAVNPLVWNHHHPLLTIDVWEHAYYLDYQNRRPEYISVFLDKLVSWEAVSSRLEKAKASIAEREKEEERKRREEEEKSRTGEDTPAPEIFADSDTD, encoded by the exons ATGAAATTGTTATCACCTTCCGCAACCTCTACTACTCACATAtcatcttccttttttcttcccAATG GCTTCCAAAATCATGGTTCTTCTTCTGCCACCACcttcaaattctctaaaaaccAG GGAAGATGCATAGGGAATGATGAGGGCACTCAAATCACTGCAAAGTTTGAGCTGAAGCCACCACCTTATCCGTTG AATGCTTTGGAGCCAATTATGAGCCAGAATACATTTGAGTACCATTGGGGAAAGCACCACAGAGCTTATGTAGATAACTTGAACAAGCAAATTGAAGGAACAGATCTAGATGGGAAGTCACTAGAAGAAACCATAATTATGTCATACAATAATGGCGACATTCTTCCAGCTTTCAACAATGCAGCACAG GTATGGAACCATGATTTCTTCTGGGAGTCTATGAAACCTGGTGGTGGTGGAAAGCCATCTGGGGAACTTCTAAAACTGATTGAAAGAGACTTTGGTTCATTTGAAAAATTCGTTGAACAGTTCAAGCTTGCTGCTTCAACACAATTTGGTTCAGGATGGGCATGGCTTGCAT ATAAGGAAAACAGACTTGATGTTGGAAATGCAGTAAATCCTCTTGCAACTGAGGAGGACAAAAAGCTAGTCGTGCTGAAGAGTCCTAATGCTGTGAACCCCCTTGTTTGGAACCATCATCAT CCACTCCTTACCATCGATGTTTGGGAG CATGCTTACTACCTTGACTATCAG AATCGGCGTCCTGAATATATATCAGTGTTCTTGGATAAACTTGTGTCTTGGGAAGCAGTCAGCTCAAGACTTGAGAAAGCTAAGGCTTCAATTGCGGAGAGGGAGAAAGAGGAGGAGAGGAAaagaagagaggaagaagaaaaatcaagaaCCGGAGAAGATACACCTGCTCCGGAGATATTTGCAGATAGTGATACCGACTAG
- the LOC25483199 gene encoding superoxide dismutase [Fe], chloroplastic isoform X2: protein MSQNTFEYHWGKHHRAYVDNLNKQIEGTDLDGKSLEETIIMSYNNGDILPAFNNAAQVWNHDFFWESMKPGGGGKPSGELLKLIERDFGSFEKFVEQFKLAASTQFGSGWAWLAYKENRLDVGNAVNPLATEEDKKLVVLKSPNAVNPLVWNHHHPLLTIDVWEHAYYLDYQNRRPEYISVFLDKLVSWEAVSSRLEKAKASIAEREKEEERKRREEEEKSRTGEDTPAPEIFADSDTD from the exons ATGAGCCAGAATACATTTGAGTACCATTGGGGAAAGCACCACAGAGCTTATGTAGATAACTTGAACAAGCAAATTGAAGGAACAGATCTAGATGGGAAGTCACTAGAAGAAACCATAATTATGTCATACAATAATGGCGACATTCTTCCAGCTTTCAACAATGCAGCACAG GTATGGAACCATGATTTCTTCTGGGAGTCTATGAAACCTGGTGGTGGTGGAAAGCCATCTGGGGAACTTCTAAAACTGATTGAAAGAGACTTTGGTTCATTTGAAAAATTCGTTGAACAGTTCAAGCTTGCTGCTTCAACACAATTTGGTTCAGGATGGGCATGGCTTGCAT ATAAGGAAAACAGACTTGATGTTGGAAATGCAGTAAATCCTCTTGCAACTGAGGAGGACAAAAAGCTAGTCGTGCTGAAGAGTCCTAATGCTGTGAACCCCCTTGTTTGGAACCATCATCAT CCACTCCTTACCATCGATGTTTGGGAG CATGCTTACTACCTTGACTATCAG AATCGGCGTCCTGAATATATATCAGTGTTCTTGGATAAACTTGTGTCTTGGGAAGCAGTCAGCTCAAGACTTGAGAAAGCTAAGGCTTCAATTGCGGAGAGGGAGAAAGAGGAGGAGAGGAAaagaagagaggaagaagaaaaatcaagaaCCGGAGAAGATACACCTGCTCCGGAGATATTTGCAGATAGTGATACCGACTAG